A genomic window from Euleptes europaea isolate rEulEur1 chromosome 9, rEulEur1.hap1, whole genome shotgun sequence includes:
- the LOC130482782 gene encoding 40S ribosomal protein S21-like: protein MQNDTGEFVDLYVPCKCSASNWIIGAKDHASIQINISEVDKITGRVNGQFKTYAICGAICRMGESDDSILHLAKNDGIVSKNF, encoded by the coding sequence ATGCAGAATGACACCGGGGAATTTGTGGATCTGTATGTGCCTTGTAAATGCTCTGCTAGCAACTGGATAATTGGTGCGAAGGACCATGCTTCTATCCAAATAAATATTTCAGAGGTTGACAAGATCACAGGTAGAGTCAATGGCCAGTTCAAAACCTACGCAATTTGTGGAGCAATTTGTAGGATGGGGGAATCTGATGACTCTATTCTGCACCTGGCTAAGAATGACGGTATTGTTTCCAAGAACTTCTAA